The nucleotide sequence CTATTATCAGGTGCTAGAGAGATCCTGCCTTTTCAAAATGGTAATGAGTTTACTGTAGAAGCGAATCCTGGTGATTTGACCCGTGAAAAACTTCAAGTGATGAAAAACTATGGCGTCAATCGTTTATCCATGGGAGTGCAGACATTTGACAATCGCTTATTGAAAAAAATTGGACGTAAACATACTGCAGAAGATGTGTATCAAACAATGCAATTTTTAGAAGCAGAAAATTTTACCAATGTAAGCATCGATTTGATTTATGCATTACCGGGACAAACACTAGAAGGATATCGGGATACTTTGGAAAAAGCTTTGGCTTTGGATCTGCCTCACTATTCTTTGTACTCATTGATCCTCGAAAACAAAACAATGTTCATGAACTGGGTACGACAAGGAAGACTCGAACTGCCTGATCAGGAAACGGAAACCAGAATGTTTGAAGAGACGATTGAAGCAATGGAAAAGCATGGACGTCACCAATATGAAATAAGTAACTTTGGGCTCTCCGGACATGAATCTCAACATAACCTCATGTACTGGAACAATGACCACTATTTTGGGTTTGGAGCTGGTGCTAGCGGTTATCTTGGAGATATTCGTTACCGCAACAAAGGACCGATCCAACACTATTTACGCCCATTACGAGCAAATGAACGCCCGGTATTGGAAGAAGAAAAATTGACACGAAAAAATCAAATAGAAGAAGAAATGTTCTTAGGACTAAGAAAAAAAACAGGGATTACTAAAAAACATTTCTATGATCGCTATCAAAAAACAATTGAATCGGTGTACGGTGATGTGCTAAGGGAATTAGAGCAAGAAGGGTTACTTGTTAATGAAGAAGACCGTGTTTATTTGACACCAAGAGGGACTTTTTTGGGGAACAATGTGTTTGAGCGCTTTTTATTTGAAAAATAGTTTGAAGAATATTTGTTTTTTATCGAAACTTGAAAAGAAAAAGTTTAGAAAGTTTGACAATGAGGTATTGAAGTATTGATATAACTGGATTTACATCAATTATTTAGAATTAGCACTCTTGTGTTTAGAGTGCTAAAAAATGGAGTCTTTCTCTTGACAGGAGAAGGGCTTCTTGCTATATTTATAAGTGAATTAGCACTTAGAATATATGAGTGCTAATGAGAGGTGAGGAAGATGTTAACAAAGCGACAAAACGACATTTTACGTCTGATCATCCAACACTATACGAGTAGTGGCGTGCCCGTTGGTTCCAAAACATTAATGTCTGAGGGAGTCAAGGCCAGCTCAGCAACGATTCGCAATGATATGAAAGCATTAGAAGATGAAGGATTGCTGTTGAAGACTCACTCTTCTTCTGGGCGGATTCCATCTGCTTTAGGCTATCGTTATTACGTGGATCATTTGTTAAAACCTGCTCGCGTAGCAGAAGATGATTTGCTGCTGATTCGTCAGTCTCTAGGCAGAGAATTTCATGAAATCAATGAGATTATTAAGCAATCTGCTGAGATATTATCTGAGCTGACAAGCTATACGACTTTTTCATTGGGACCTGAAATAAAAGACCGCCGACTGACTGGCTTTCGTATCGTACCCTTGAATAATCGACAGATTATTGCTATCGTCGTAACAGATATGGGGAATGTAGAAAGCCAAGTGTTCACTCTTCCCGAATATATGGGAAGTCAGGAACTAGAAAAAATGGTACAGATTGTAAACGACCGTCTAGTCGGAGATCCTCTGATGACGGTGTACCATAAACTTCGTACGGAGATTCCGATGATTCTTCATAAATATTTCCAGACGACAGAAGGGATGTCTCAGTTATTTGACACCGTTCTTGGTCATGTTTTTGAAGAAAAGGTTTATGTCAGTGGACAAATGAATCTCTTGGATTATGAGCCCCGTCAAGATCTTGATCAGTTCAAATCGATGTTTTCTTTTATGAAAGACTCAGACGGACTTACACAAATGATCACTCCGATGGATAGCAATATTCATATCAAGATTGGTGCTGAATTAGGCAATGATTTATTGCAGAATATGAGTATGATTCAAGCAAGTTACGAGATAGATGGTCATGGAAGAGGTACAATAGCCTTGTTAGGGCCTACTAGTATGCCTTATTCTCGGATGTTCGGTCTAGTCGATGTTTATCGAAGAGAACTAGCAGCTAAACTTGCTGATTATTACCGCTCGCTTGACTTGTCAAACTCGTAATGTGAATAACGAAGCTATTTGCAGCTGATCGTTCTCTCTTTCTTAGTAAGAGCAATCAAACAGCTGACTGAATAATGAAAGGAAGACTGTATCGTGAAAGAAAATCAAGAAGAACTAGATAAAGAAATGACAGATGCTCAGCCAGAACCGGAAATCGATGTCGAAGCTGCAGAAGATTCGGGTATTTCAGAAGCTGAAGCGGAAGAATTCGAAACAGCGAAATTAAAAGCTGAGT is from Enterococcus faecium and encodes:
- the hemW gene encoding radical SAM family heme chaperone HemW, yielding MIETINPAENKVSAYIHIPFCEHICYYCDFNKVFLEGQPVDEYVEMLLNEMRLMLESHPTANLETLYVGGGTPTSLSAKQLDRLLSGAREILPFQNGNEFTVEANPGDLTREKLQVMKNYGVNRLSMGVQTFDNRLLKKIGRKHTAEDVYQTMQFLEAENFTNVSIDLIYALPGQTLEGYRDTLEKALALDLPHYSLYSLILENKTMFMNWVRQGRLELPDQETETRMFEETIEAMEKHGRHQYEISNFGLSGHESQHNLMYWNNDHYFGFGAGASGYLGDIRYRNKGPIQHYLRPLRANERPVLEEEKLTRKNQIEEEMFLGLRKKTGITKKHFYDRYQKTIESVYGDVLRELEQEGLLVNEEDRVYLTPRGTFLGNNVFERFLFEK
- the hrcA gene encoding heat-inducible transcriptional repressor HrcA gives rise to the protein MLTKRQNDILRLIIQHYTSSGVPVGSKTLMSEGVKASSATIRNDMKALEDEGLLLKTHSSSGRIPSALGYRYYVDHLLKPARVAEDDLLLIRQSLGREFHEINEIIKQSAEILSELTSYTTFSLGPEIKDRRLTGFRIVPLNNRQIIAIVVTDMGNVESQVFTLPEYMGSQELEKMVQIVNDRLVGDPLMTVYHKLRTEIPMILHKYFQTTEGMSQLFDTVLGHVFEEKVYVSGQMNLLDYEPRQDLDQFKSMFSFMKDSDGLTQMITPMDSNIHIKIGAELGNDLLQNMSMIQASYEIDGHGRGTIALLGPTSMPYSRMFGLVDVYRRELAAKLADYYRSLDLSNS